Part of the Spinacia oleracea cultivar Varoflay chromosome 5, BTI_SOV_V1, whole genome shotgun sequence genome, GAAACAAGGTCAACCCCCCATCCACTCAGTCCATCCTTTACCCATGACTCGTCTTTAGAGTAAAACAGGGTGTCCAAGTACTTGAACTACAAGAATAACAAGTCAATCATATGTATGAAATGTATGCGATAATTATTAAATGTTTTTAGATACAATCATTACCATGTGGCTAATCAGACGACCGTGCTCAGACAAAGGCTCGTCTGATGTAGGATCAAGGACCCAAATCCGCTTATCCTTCATGGATAATGCAACACAATACCAACGTGTGTGCGGTGGAAGTGTGAAGTACATGTGCAACACGGGTACTACAACCTGGCATGAATTGCAAAATAGATACGATAAGTTAAAtggtaaattaaaaatttaccaATAATTATCACAAATGTATTTAATTTAGAATGTGATGTTATCTCACATACCACAAACATTTCCCGAATGACGAGGTTTTCAAAGGGGGCACCGAATGGGGCTACAAGAGACTGAGGGGGTTCGTTTGTTTGTACCTTAACCTGCCACAATTAGAAGGTGTACTAATTACCTCAAGATACGTTTACAAAAAAATTATCAGATCATGATAACATAGATGAGAAATACGTCTGAAAACTAACCCCGAAACCAGGTTCAAGCATTACACTTCGTCCTCTATCGGCACCCAATTCTGCCTTCCACCTGCTAGTATACATCTTACTAGCCACTTTGACGTATTCTATCCCCGCATACTCATCCATTGCTACCATTCGATACATCTGATATTTGCTTAGACGTAAACCATCGAACTCAATCAACTCTGGTCCTTCATCCCTGCATATATTGATCAATTGAAGGATAATCAACTGTCGTATTCCAAGTTAAAACTTGTAAACATTAACAAAATACAAATACATTAATAATCATAATTTACTAAAAAGTTTGACATTTACTTGCTATTTCCCTGGCACTCCTTGATGAAAGCAACCAATTCCTTCTCCATATCAGTACGACTCTTCCGGGAGCTCCTAAGAGGTGAAACTCCCTTTAAAATTTCAGTGGTGATTACCTGTGCAATTTGGATATGTATATAACCCAACATTAAAATTATCTAAGATAAGTATATCTTGGATTGTTCATTCACAGTAGTGTAAGAAAATGTACCGGCTTCTGAGCAGGAGATTGTACTTCAGTCTGTAGCGTGGTCATAGATTTCGTAGGGACAGAACAATCAGAGGAAGAGGGAGCCATAAATCCAAGAACATCTGAGGTAACCGCAGAAGAAGGACCAGGGGTTATAGGATCACTCACCAAAACTGGAGAGACTGAAGTGGAAGGAGGAGGGAACCCAAAGCCTCGGGTGCCAAAACCCCGAGCTGAACCAAAGGCCGGTGCAAAACCCACCGGCGACGGAACTCCAAACTGCTGTGCAGTGGCCGTAGGAATTGTGGTCGGCCTCATTGTCTGCGTACCTCCGAGAGCAGGGCAAACATCCACACCACCCACACTACCACCACTTGTACCTCCACTTTGAGTGTCCTTCAACCCACTATCTTGTTCCCTCACCCCTACTATTCTTGACAAATCAAGTTTCATACTTCTTAAAATCTCTCCTTGGTTGTGCATTTGCTCCTCGATTCTCTCAAATCGGCTTGTTAAAACATTCAGAACCTATATACAAATTTCAATCACACAATCAGAATATCTAGTGCGCGCGCGGGACAGAAGCCAGAAACTTATAAACTAATCAACTAATAATCTAATTAAACCAAATTGGATTAGAAACAATAGATTAAACCTCTTTTGCAATGTAGGAACCCCGCATATCTCTTGGCAATCGAGGATGGTGTCTCTCGCCGTAAGCAACATCAACAGACTGGTTGTGGAACATCAAAATAAAACATCAGTCCATATATGAATGAATCATTATACTGCTGAATCACTACTAACACAACAGAAATTTTTGGTATTCCATCTCACCTGAGTTCTTCCATAGTCACCTCCAGCTTTCTTGTCTGCCTCTATCAGGGCATCCACATCAGGTTGGGACCACACAACCACCCTCGGCATAACACACCATTGCCTAGGAACAACATTCAGGTGGTCCAGGTAGAACACCTACAACATTAACCAACTTGCTTCAGAATCAAATAAGAGCTTTGCAAAATTATacacaataaataaaaatattttcagTTATACCAACCGTCAAAAATAGGTTGCAACCCCCCAATCCAGAAACAACTCCATGCTGATCAAACTGATTTGCACCATATCTTTAGCCACTCTAAACAGAACGTGCACCAATCATATGAATTTGACTCCGGTGCTACCGATGCGGCAGGTAACAACCTTCCCGCCAAGGTAAACCCGTCTGTGCTTGGGCACAACACCAGCTCCAGTATAACAATCATAAAGGCTATTCTAAATTCAAATTCC contains:
- the LOC130460830 gene encoding uncharacterized protein codes for the protein MGKRNAPLPKEKKTEEDVVKGKGVSTRAGARTRTTACGLKAVEGSSSGKKRKVYDAETSGEEEPRTESNDDEDVVFYLDHLNVVPRQWCVMPRVVVWSQPDVDALIEADKKAGGDYGRTQSVDVAYGERHHPRLPRDMRGSYIAKEVLNVLTSRFERIEEQMHNQGEILRSMKLDLSRIVGVREQDSGLKDTQSGGTSGGSVGGVDVCPALGGTQTMRPTTIPTATAQQFGVPSPVGFAPAFGSARGFGTRGFGFPPPSTSVSPVLVSDPITPGPSSAVTSDVLGFMAPSSSDCSVPTKSMTTLQTEVQSPAQKPVITTEILKGVSPLRSSRKSRTDMEKELVAFIKECQGNSKDEGPELIEFDGLRLSKYQMYRMVAMDEYAGIEYVKVASKMYTSRWKAELGADRGRSVMLEPGFGVKVQTNEPPQSLVAPFGAPFENLVIREMFVVVVPVLHMYFTLPPHTRWYCVALSMKDKRIWVLDPTSDEPLSEHGRLISHMFKYLDTLFYSKDESWVKDGLSGWGVDLVSVPPSDDVSSCVVMLAWIKDIVQRNKISPTFQPGAIEDARVSLAVDDILCELNVRRPEVYDLISGRQVRV